One Chitinophagaceae bacterium C216 genomic window carries:
- the deoC1 gene encoding Deoxyribose-phosphate aldolase 1: MQLNTYIDHTILKPTTLLSDIERVCNEARQYQFASACVPPPFVKQTKALLEGSTVKTCTVIGFPFGYSTITAKKAEVYQAIEDGADELDIVINLIALKNNDWVYLQKEIEALAPIIKEKNKVIKIIIESGVLTDEEIIKCCELYGASGIDYLKTSTGYAEKGASIHAVTLFKQHLPAQVGIKASGGIRDYKFAKELIEAGATRLGCSASVAIVEGGKGQGSY, from the coding sequence ATGCAGTTGAACACTTACATAGATCACACCATTTTAAAACCCACTACTTTATTAAGCGATATTGAGCGAGTGTGTAACGAAGCCCGGCAATATCAGTTTGCCTCGGCATGCGTACCTCCACCATTCGTAAAGCAGACCAAAGCATTGCTGGAAGGCAGTACCGTAAAAACCTGTACAGTTATAGGATTCCCATTCGGTTATTCAACAATAACTGCCAAGAAAGCCGAGGTGTATCAAGCAATTGAAGACGGGGCTGATGAGTTGGACATCGTCATCAATCTAATTGCTTTGAAAAATAACGATTGGGTATATCTTCAAAAAGAAATCGAGGCACTGGCACCTATTATAAAAGAGAAAAACAAAGTCATCAAAATTATTATCGAAAGTGGAGTGCTTACAGACGAGGAGATTATTAAATGCTGCGAGCTGTATGGTGCTTCCGGCATTGACTATTTAAAAACCTCGACGGGCTATGCTGAGAAGGGAGCCAGCATACATGCTGTAACACTGTTTAAACAACATTTACCTGCCCAGGTTGGAATAAAAGCTAGTGGCGGTATAAGAGATTACAAATTTGCCAAGGAATTAATTGAAGCCGGGGCTACACGTTTGGGATGTAGTGCCAGTGTAGCCATTGTAGAAGGCGGTAAAGGTCAAGGGAGTTATTAA
- the clpC gene encoding Negative regulator of genetic competence ClpC/MecB, whose amino-acid sequence MDNNFSPQVKEIISYSREEALRLGNDFIGTEHLLLGLIREGDNTAIKILKGFNIDIGELRKEIELAIKDKTGKNMANINSLPLTKQAEKVIRVTVLEAKALKSNQVETEHLMLSILKNKENIATQILNQYDLDYDVFRQELDIVKSNDPRAEFGEEGEEEFEDEKRYSQQSRSTTSKSNTKSKTPVLDNFGRDVTKLAESGQLDPIVGREKEIERVSQILSRRKKNNPILIGEPGVGKTAIVEGLALRIVQRKVSRVLFNKRVISLDLASLVAGTKYRGQFEERMKAIMNELEKNRDVILFIDELHTIVGAGGASGSLDASNIFKPALARGELQCIGASTLDEYRMYIEKDGALDRRFQKVMVDPPTVEETIQILTNIKSKYEDFHSVTYTDDAIEACVRLSDRYITDRLLPDKAIDVMDEVGARVHLKNINVPDNILALEKKIEEVKEEKNRVVKSQKFEEAASLRDTEKKLAEELERAKLQWEEESKHKRYPITEEDIAEVINIMTGIPVRKMVEAETEKLRKMSEDMKGMVVGQDEAIAKVVKAIQRNRVGLKDPKKPIGSFIFLGPTGVGKTELARSLAKYLFDSEDSLIRIDMSEYMEKFTVSRLIGAPPGYVGYEEGGQLTEKVRRKPYSVILLDEIEKAHPDIYNILLQVLDDGQLTDGLGRKVDFKNTIIIMTSNIGVRQLKDFGAGVGFATQARLANEEKEHKAVIEKALKRTFSPEFLNRIDDVVIFNSLTQEDIFKIIDISMKGVLKRVENLGYKLELSEETKTFLAEKGYDQQFGARPLHRAIQKYLEDPLAEEILNTNVKPGDLLIVELDKDNDKLTFSIKENASTQEA is encoded by the coding sequence ATGGATAATAATTTTTCACCCCAGGTAAAAGAAATTATTTCTTACAGCAGAGAAGAGGCGTTGAGGCTTGGGAATGATTTCATTGGCACAGAACACCTCCTGTTAGGTTTAATACGGGAAGGTGATAATACTGCTATCAAAATTCTGAAAGGGTTTAATATCGATATTGGTGAGCTTCGCAAAGAAATAGAACTGGCCATAAAAGATAAAACCGGTAAGAATATGGCTAATATTAATAGCCTGCCGCTTACCAAACAAGCCGAAAAGGTGATTCGGGTAACCGTGCTCGAAGCAAAAGCGCTGAAAAGTAACCAGGTGGAAACCGAACACCTCATGTTGTCGATATTAAAAAACAAGGAAAACATTGCTACTCAGATTCTGAATCAATACGATCTGGATTATGATGTTTTCCGTCAAGAACTGGATATTGTAAAATCCAACGATCCGCGAGCAGAATTTGGCGAAGAAGGTGAGGAAGAGTTCGAAGATGAAAAAAGATATTCGCAACAGTCCAGAAGCACCACATCTAAAAGTAATACCAAGAGTAAAACCCCGGTGCTGGACAACTTCGGACGTGATGTTACCAAACTCGCGGAGAGCGGACAACTGGATCCTATCGTAGGCCGTGAAAAGGAAATTGAAAGAGTTTCTCAAATATTAAGCCGACGTAAAAAGAACAACCCCATCCTTATAGGGGAGCCCGGTGTAGGTAAAACCGCCATCGTGGAAGGGCTTGCCTTACGCATCGTACAAAGAAAGGTAAGCCGAGTACTCTTCAACAAGAGAGTGATATCGTTGGATTTGGCTTCGCTAGTTGCAGGGACTAAATACCGTGGCCAATTTGAAGAAAGAATGAAGGCCATCATGAACGAGCTGGAAAAAAACCGCGATGTGATTCTGTTCATCGATGAGCTACACACCATCGTAGGGGCAGGCGGTGCGAGCGGTTCGCTGGATGCCAGCAATATCTTTAAACCTGCGTTAGCACGCGGAGAACTTCAATGCATTGGCGCATCCACACTGGACGAATATCGCATGTACATCGAAAAAGATGGTGCATTGGATCGTCGCTTCCAGAAAGTGATGGTAGATCCGCCTACCGTGGAAGAAACCATTCAGATACTTACGAATATTAAATCTAAATATGAAGACTTCCACAGTGTTACCTATACCGATGATGCTATTGAAGCATGCGTAAGACTCAGCGATCGTTACATCACTGACAGGCTACTGCCTGATAAAGCCATCGATGTAATGGATGAAGTAGGCGCGCGTGTGCATCTTAAAAACATCAACGTACCGGATAATATTCTTGCACTGGAAAAGAAAATAGAAGAAGTAAAAGAAGAAAAGAATAGAGTAGTCAAAAGTCAGAAATTTGAAGAAGCAGCTTCGCTTCGTGACACAGAGAAGAAACTGGCTGAAGAACTGGAACGCGCTAAATTACAGTGGGAGGAAGAAAGCAAACATAAACGCTATCCTATCACTGAGGAAGATATTGCCGAAGTGATCAACATCATGACCGGCATACCTGTACGCAAAATGGTGGAAGCCGAAACTGAGAAGCTTCGCAAGATGAGCGAAGATATGAAAGGAATGGTAGTGGGACAGGATGAGGCAATTGCCAAAGTGGTAAAAGCCATTCAAAGAAACCGTGTAGGTTTAAAAGATCCTAAGAAACCTATCGGAAGCTTTATTTTCCTCGGTCCCACCGGTGTGGGTAAAACCGAGTTGGCTCGCTCATTGGCCAAGTATTTATTCGACTCAGAAGATTCGCTGATTAGAATCGATATGAGCGAATACATGGAAAAATTTACCGTGAGCCGCTTGATTGGTGCTCCTCCCGGTTATGTAGGTTATGAAGAAGGTGGGCAACTTACCGAGAAAGTACGCCGCAAACCTTACAGTGTGATCTTGCTGGATGAGATCGAAAAAGCACACCCCGATATTTACAATATTCTATTGCAGGTGCTGGATGATGGTCAGCTTACCGATGGTTTAGGTAGAAAAGTAGACTTCAAGAATACCATCATTATCATGACCTCCAACATTGGTGTACGCCAGCTCAAAGATTTCGGTGCCGGTGTAGGATTTGCTACACAAGCTAGGCTGGCCAATGAAGAGAAAGAGCATAAGGCTGTAATTGAAAAAGCGTTGAAACGCACTTTCTCCCCAGAGTTCTTGAACCGGATTGATGATGTGGTTATCTTCAATAGCCTTACTCAGGAAGATATCTTCAAGATCATCGATATCTCTATGAAGGGCGTATTGAAGCGTGTGGAAAATCTAGGCTACAAACTGGAGCTGAGCGAAGAAACCAAAACCTTCCTGGCAGAAAAAGGGTACGACCAGCAATTTGGTGCAAGACCACTTCACAGAGCCATTCAGAAATACTTGGAAGATCCTTTGGCCGAGGAAATTCTGAATACGAATGTAAAGCCTGGAGATTTGCTAATAGTGGAATTGGATAAAGACAACGACAAGCTCACATTCTCCATAAAAGAAAATGCCAGCACACAAGAAGCATAA